A single Atopobiaceae bacterium DNA region contains:
- a CDS encoding HAD family phosphatase, whose protein sequence is MADITGAIFDCDGTLVDSMPMWFDAFPELVARHGGTMSDELVAELEPLNLEDECDVLYERLGIGRSGETLFAELYEQVREHYAHDVRAFDGCQAFLSTLAEAGIPMDVATSTTESLVWVALRANGLDGFFRRVFCTSDVGASKERPDVYLAALSELGTPKGSTWVFEDAPFGVEVARSAGFNTVCIHNDHDGRDAGSLRAASTLFSEGYSDVSLAAIRGVGDDA, encoded by the coding sequence ATGGCAGACATCACCGGCGCGATCTTCGACTGCGACGGGACCCTCGTCGACTCCATGCCGATGTGGTTCGACGCCTTCCCTGAGCTGGTCGCCAGACATGGGGGGACCATGTCCGACGAGCTCGTGGCCGAGCTCGAGCCGCTCAACCTCGAGGACGAGTGCGACGTGCTGTACGAGCGACTGGGAATAGGTAGGAGCGGCGAGACCCTGTTCGCCGAGCTCTATGAACAGGTGCGCGAGCACTACGCACATGACGTGCGTGCCTTCGATGGGTGCCAGGCCTTCCTGTCCACGCTTGCCGAGGCGGGCATCCCCATGGACGTCGCGACCTCGACCACCGAGTCACTCGTCTGGGTCGCGCTGCGGGCGAACGGCCTCGACGGATTCTTCCGGCGGGTCTTCTGCACCTCTGACGTGGGCGCCAGCAAGGAGCGTCCCGACGTCTATCTCGCGGCATTGTCAGAGCTCGGGACTCCCAAGGGAAGCACCTGGGTCTTCGAGGATGCCCCCTTCGGGGTCGAGGTCGCACGATCGGCGGGCTTCAACACGGTCTGCATCCATAATGACCATGACGGTCGTGACGCCGGCTCGCTGCGCGCGGCCTCGACGCTCTTCTCGGAGGGGTACTCCGACGTCTCGCTAGCGGCCATCCGTGGGGTAGGGGATGATGCGTGA
- a CDS encoding diguanylate cyclase, protein MDEKTESLLMEYLRNVIYDPQKAELDLAELPPSHRRLGEALVFLGQCAKEDRSFAKEIMAGNIDVRPPSIENGLAAPMKEMQGMLRHLRWQTREIAKGDYDQKIDYMGDIGEAFNLMSVQLKERQDRLVHERQVLEEQNRELDNMQLMITNLALDEARFIVITDESMTKVIFRTNTARQFRDKNLDLSAMLDGHLADCPSSVHDHMVTWDIEEHTGSDEDARHFHYSIRSYRLHWEDGHAIAHMIVNDTDEFERQAEMEHLAFSDALTNLHNRRYAMQLAASLREKGQAFALAFIDIDYLKYCNDEFGHEEGDRYLVALALLLKTLPGKCSVCRIGGDEFMVLMEDWTASELTHQLEKLRLSFMQQPVPTGYLFKRSFSYGVVGILPDDGTPLSDSLEEADQLMYAYKTSHKKFLIRRQ, encoded by the coding sequence ATGGATGAGAAGACCGAGTCGCTCCTCATGGAGTACCTCAGGAATGTGATCTATGACCCACAGAAGGCCGAGCTGGACCTCGCCGAGCTGCCCCCATCGCATAGGCGCCTCGGCGAGGCACTCGTCTTCCTTGGCCAATGCGCCAAGGAAGACCGCTCGTTTGCCAAGGAGATCATGGCGGGCAACATCGACGTCAGGCCTCCGAGCATAGAGAACGGGCTTGCCGCCCCCATGAAGGAGATGCAGGGGATGCTCCGACACCTCCGCTGGCAGACACGAGAGATCGCCAAGGGGGACTATGACCAGAAGATCGACTACATGGGCGACATCGGCGAGGCGTTCAACCTCATGAGCGTGCAGCTCAAGGAGCGCCAGGACAGGCTCGTCCATGAGCGCCAGGTCTTGGAGGAGCAGAACCGCGAGCTCGACAACATGCAGCTCATGATCACCAACCTTGCCCTCGACGAGGCTCGCTTCATCGTCATCACCGACGAGTCCATGACCAAGGTCATCTTCCGCACGAACACGGCTCGCCAGTTCCGCGACAAGAACCTTGACCTGAGCGCCATGCTCGACGGACACCTTGCGGATTGCCCCTCCTCGGTGCATGACCATATGGTGACCTGGGACATCGAAGAGCACACAGGCTCGGACGAGGACGCGAGGCACTTCCATTACTCGATCAGGTCGTATCGCCTCCATTGGGAGGACGGCCACGCCATCGCGCATATGATCGTCAACGACACCGACGAGTTCGAGCGGCAGGCGGAGATGGAGCACCTGGCCTTCTCGGATGCCCTAACCAACCTCCATAACAGGCGCTATGCCATGCAGCTCGCAGCCTCCCTGCGAGAGAAGGGTCAGGCCTTCGCGCTCGCCTTCATCGACATCGACTATCTCAAGTACTGCAACGACGAGTTCGGCCATGAGGAAGGTGACCGCTACCTCGTCGCCTTGGCCCTGCTCCTGAAGACGCTTCCCGGCAAGTGCTCCGTCTGTCGCATCGGCGGCGACGAGTTCATGGTCCTCATGGAGGACTGGACGGCATCCGAGCTCACGCACCAACTCGAGAAGCTCCGACTGAGCTTCATGCAGCAGCCGGTACCGACGGGATACCTGTTCAAGCGCTCCTTCAGCTATGGGGTCGTCGGGATACTGCCTGATGATGGCACCCCGCTCAGCGACTCGCTGGAGGAGGCCGACCAGCTCATGTATGCCTACAAGACCTCACACAAGAAGTTCCTCATACGAAGGCAGTGA
- a CDS encoding thiamine diphosphokinase — protein MIDELVRTLVVAGSPEPSSAELVASTAASCDVVVAVDRGADALRRAGVVPTAFCGDADSISEEGLAWVRSRVPCERLYPSHKDDTDLALGMRLAEELAYQRGSYVATTVCCASGGRSDHALGVFGVLARFAADSPVLVDDGLECHVLSPEGTPAWAPGADACGMTFSVVPLFGEACVSERGFEWELDHRRMRAMDDLGISNVVRSEAAQVTCHEGILAAFLVS, from the coding sequence ATGATCGACGAGCTGGTACGAACCCTCGTGGTGGCAGGCTCGCCCGAACCTTCGAGCGCCGAGCTGGTGGCCTCGACGGCTGCTTCGTGCGACGTCGTCGTGGCGGTGGACCGGGGCGCTGACGCCCTGAGGCGGGCTGGGGTCGTACCGACCGCGTTCTGCGGGGATGCCGACTCCATCAGCGAGGAGGGGCTTGCCTGGGTGCGCTCGCGCGTGCCATGCGAACGGCTGTATCCGTCCCACAAGGATGACACTGACCTCGCGCTCGGGATGCGTCTGGCAGAGGAGCTCGCCTACCAGCGAGGCAGCTATGTCGCGACCACCGTCTGCTGTGCGTCGGGCGGCAGGTCCGACCATGCGCTCGGCGTCTTCGGCGTGCTCGCCCGGTTCGCGGCCGATTCCCCGGTCCTCGTGGACGATGGCCTCGAGTGCCATGTGCTCTCGCCCGAGGGCACTCCCGCATGGGCGCCCGGGGCGGACGCTTGCGGCATGACCTTCTCGGTGGTGCCTCTGTTCGGGGAGGCGTGCGTGAGCGAGCGCGGGTTCGAGTGGGAGCTCGACCACCGGCGCATGCGTGCGATGGACGACCTCGGCATCTCGAACGTGGTCCGCTCCGAAGCGGCACAGGTCACCTGCCATGAGGGCATCTTGGCCGCGTTCCTGGTCTCGTAA
- the def gene encoding peptide deformylase, with protein MGPLDDIVLSPDPRLREQCEPIDTIDGGVKRLAKRMLRDMYAADGCGLAGPQVGELRRIVVIDVDYAGEEGRRNPYVLINPVVVETSGDERVTGEGCLSFPGITVPVSRPSHVVVQAQNLDGDLMEYEAEGNLLTVCLQHEIDHVNGVTMLDHLTPTQRVEALRDYQAALDAGVRPGDIDHE; from the coding sequence ATGGGACCGCTCGATGACATCGTCCTCTCGCCCGACCCTCGCCTGCGTGAGCAGTGCGAGCCCATCGACACCATAGATGGCGGCGTCAAGCGGCTCGCGAAGCGCATGCTTCGCGACATGTACGCAGCCGATGGCTGTGGCCTGGCTGGTCCCCAGGTGGGCGAGCTTCGCAGGATCGTGGTCATCGACGTCGACTATGCCGGCGAGGAAGGCCGCAGGAACCCCTACGTGCTCATCAACCCCGTCGTGGTCGAGACCTCTGGGGACGAGCGCGTGACGGGGGAGGGCTGCCTGTCGTTCCCTGGCATCACGGTCCCCGTGTCGAGACCGTCGCATGTGGTGGTCCAGGCCCAGAACCTCGACGGCGACCTCATGGAGTACGAGGCCGAGGGCAACCTGCTCACCGTCTGTCTCCAACACGAGATAGACCATGTCAACGGGGTGACCATGCTCGACCATCTCACGCCCACCCAGCGCGTCGAGGCGCTGCGTGACTACCAGGCCGCCCTTGATGCCGGGGTACGTCCCGGTGACATCGACCACGAGTAG
- the rpmB gene encoding 50S ribosomal protein L28, giving the protein MSKVCEICGKHAVAGRSVSHSHRTVTRKFQPNIQRISVVKDGHRQKMNVCTTCLKSGKVARS; this is encoded by the coding sequence ATGTCGAAGGTTTGTGAGATCTGCGGAAAGCATGCCGTCGCCGGCCGTTCGGTCAGCCACTCGCACCGCACCGTCACCCGTAAGTTCCAGCCCAACATCCAGCGCATCAGCGTGGTCAAGGATGGTCATCGCCAGAAGATGAACGTCTGCACCACCTGCCTCAAGTCTGGCAAGGTCGCCCGCTCCTAA
- a CDS encoding zinc ribbon domain-containing protein: protein MARYDYRCPDCNATFEVEHPMSAHPTVTCPSCGAKAERVFAPSGISLTGSGFYNTDQRGKGSSAHSCASCGSSSCATCGK, encoded by the coding sequence ATGGCTCGTTATGACTATCGCTGCCCCGACTGCAATGCCACCTTCGAGGTGGAGCACCCCATGTCGGCCCATCCCACGGTCACGTGCCCGAGCTGCGGAGCGAAGGCCGAGCGGGTCTTTGCTCCCTCGGGCATCTCGCTCACCGGATCCGGCTTCTACAACACCGACCAGAGGGGCAAGGGCTCGTCAGCCCACTCATGTGCCAGCTGCGGCTCCTCGTCGTGTGCGACCTGCGGGAAGTAG
- a CDS encoding MarR family transcriptional regulator — translation MSEDRDAASEGAYDPFHLEGRSSAEVVDGYAADMDEALRPYAVRAVDLLRAMAPLKGMTISDLQNGGRGAMAALRFLAEAPDPLTPTDIARLMQVTGARVTSVVTTLEGRGLVTREHSSQDRRQVEVAITAAGRAAVEEVNARMLTCMSGFLAELGEKDSADLVRLLTRSAQIMHAHLEQGRPSDLCGTPGEDVIA, via the coding sequence ATGAGCGAGGACCGAGATGCTGCGTCAGAGGGCGCATATGACCCGTTCCACCTCGAGGGACGTTCGTCAGCGGAGGTGGTCGACGGTTATGCGGCGGACATGGACGAGGCGCTCCGACCCTATGCGGTTCGGGCGGTCGACCTGCTCCGCGCCATGGCCCCTCTCAAGGGGATGACCATCTCCGACCTCCAGAACGGAGGCCGCGGTGCGATGGCGGCGCTCAGGTTCCTTGCCGAGGCGCCTGACCCCCTCACGCCCACGGACATCGCACGGCTCATGCAGGTGACCGGCGCGCGGGTGACGAGTGTGGTGACCACCCTCGAGGGCCGTGGGCTCGTGACGCGAGAGCATTCCTCCCAGGATCGCAGGCAGGTCGAGGTGGCCATCACCGCGGCCGGACGTGCCGCCGTCGAAGAGGTGAACGCAAGGATGCTCACGTGCATGTCGGGCTTCCTGGCCGAGCTTGGCGAGAAGGACTCCGCAGACCTCGTGCGCCTCCTGACCCGTTCGGCGCAGATCATGCATGCTCATCTCGAACAGGGGCGTCCCTCGGACCTTTGCGGCACGCCTGGAGAGGACGTGATCGCATGA
- a CDS encoding 4-vinyl reductase, translated as MSVFDTESHNHFRWDKLGNIEEGRGTLGTEMPVVAYRMLEYAMNDILHQHYGDEGANELWIEAGALAGSEFAKNELDLTLDLAPFVAQLQAKLKDLKIGLLRIEEFDESDGAFVLTVGEDLDCSGLPPTNEVVCTWDEGFLAGILKAYTGKDYVFKEVDCWANGDRVCRFKGGITAVPSE; from the coding sequence GTGAGCGTTTTCGATACCGAGTCACATAACCATTTCCGGTGGGACAAGCTGGGAAACATAGAGGAGGGACGGGGCACCCTCGGCACCGAGATGCCCGTCGTGGCATATCGCATGCTCGAGTATGCGATGAACGACATCCTCCACCAGCATTATGGCGACGAGGGAGCCAACGAGCTTTGGATCGAGGCTGGGGCCCTTGCAGGGTCAGAGTTCGCCAAGAACGAGCTCGATCTCACGCTCGACCTCGCCCCGTTCGTGGCTCAGCTGCAGGCCAAGCTCAAGGACCTCAAGATCGGCTTGCTCCGCATCGAGGAGTTCGATGAGTCCGACGGCGCGTTCGTGCTGACCGTCGGAGAGGATCTTGACTGCTCGGGGTTGCCTCCCACCAACGAGGTCGTCTGCACGTGGGACGAAGGGTTCCTGGCGGGCATACTCAAGGCCTACACCGGCAAGGACTACGTATTCAAGGAGGTCGACTGCTGGGCGAACGGCGACCGGGTCTGTCGATTCAAGGGCGGCATAACGGCCGTACCTTCCGAGTGA
- a CDS encoding ABC transporter ATP-binding protein/permease, whose amino-acid sequence MRFLRFFKGHVLAVLVTTVLLIVQANCDLALPSYMSGIVDVGIQQGGIASAVPDTIRAQSLSDLELFMSADDAGTVEAAYGAPDANGVRAYVGSPAEAEKDSALADAMGLPETIVLSLEQGVDQSMLGGDSSSSEAQSNVAALAATPEGAATLAQLQQILDSNDGKVDMDYVRLAAEAGLVTNDQLTSAASSLADSMGSMSGSIVGQRAVQYVQQEYTAQGIDLDALQTSYLSSTAAVMFGYCLASLVAAVLVGLVAARTGAAIGREVRHATFAKVMRFSPAEVGKYSQASLITRCTNDAQQIQTVVVMIMRMVILAPITGIVALVRVLATHTGLEWTIGVALIVVCAAMGLLFGFTMPKFKMMQRLVDRVNLNAREMLDGLMPIRSFGRQSAELDKFDAASTDLMDTQLFTNRAMSLAMPIMMLVMNGITVLIVWFGAHGVNDGVMQVGDMMAFISYTMQIVMSFMILAMVAVMLPRASVAADRVCEVLDEPLSITDPVQPSTPGADAPRGEVVFDDVSFRYPDADADVIEHVSLRTAPGRTTAIIGSTGSGKSTLVQLIPRLYDVTAGSVTMDGIDVRKMTLADLRGRIGYVPQQGLLFAGTVGSNIRYGRDDITERDARAAADTAQASEFVSQMDGGLEADISQRGANVSGGQRQRLCIARALAVHPEVLVFDDSFSALDYATDAHLREALATEASDVAVVVVAQRISSIMHADEILVLDEGVVVGRGTHRDLLRTCPTYLEIATSQLSACELGLEGGEA is encoded by the coding sequence ATGAGGTTCCTCCGCTTCTTCAAGGGCCATGTCCTGGCCGTCCTCGTGACCACGGTCCTGCTGATAGTCCAGGCGAACTGTGACCTGGCGCTTCCCAGCTACATGAGCGGCATCGTCGACGTGGGTATCCAACAGGGTGGCATCGCCTCGGCGGTGCCTGACACCATCCGCGCCCAGAGCCTCTCCGACCTCGAGCTCTTCATGTCTGCGGACGATGCCGGCACCGTCGAGGCCGCCTACGGGGCGCCTGATGCCAACGGCGTCCGCGCATACGTGGGCAGCCCCGCCGAAGCCGAGAAGGACAGCGCGCTCGCTGACGCCATGGGCCTCCCCGAGACGATCGTTCTCTCGCTCGAGCAAGGCGTCGACCAGTCGATGCTCGGCGGGGACTCGTCCTCGTCGGAAGCCCAGTCGAATGTGGCCGCGCTTGCCGCGACCCCGGAGGGGGCTGCCACGCTCGCGCAGCTCCAGCAGATCCTCGACAGCAACGACGGAAAGGTGGACATGGACTATGTCCGCCTGGCAGCTGAGGCCGGCCTTGTCACCAATGACCAGCTCACGAGTGCCGCGTCCTCGCTCGCCGACTCCATGGGCTCCATGAGCGGGTCGATCGTGGGCCAGCGTGCGGTCCAGTACGTGCAGCAGGAGTACACGGCCCAGGGCATCGACCTCGACGCCCTGCAGACGAGCTACCTCTCGTCGACGGCTGCCGTCATGTTCGGCTATTGCCTCGCGAGCCTCGTGGCAGCGGTGCTCGTGGGCCTCGTGGCGGCCCGCACGGGCGCGGCCATCGGCCGTGAGGTGCGCCATGCCACCTTTGCCAAGGTGATGCGCTTCTCGCCGGCCGAGGTCGGGAAGTACTCCCAGGCCTCGCTCATCACGCGTTGCACCAACGACGCCCAGCAGATCCAGACCGTCGTGGTCATGATCATGCGCATGGTCATCCTCGCACCGATCACCGGCATCGTCGCCTTGGTCCGCGTGCTCGCCACCCATACGGGCCTCGAGTGGACCATCGGGGTCGCCCTGATCGTGGTGTGTGCCGCCATGGGCCTGCTCTTCGGCTTCACGATGCCCAAGTTCAAGATGATGCAGCGTCTGGTGGACCGCGTGAACCTCAATGCCCGCGAGATGCTCGACGGCCTCATGCCCATCCGTTCCTTCGGCCGCCAGTCGGCCGAGCTCGACAAGTTCGACGCGGCCTCGACCGACCTCATGGACACGCAGCTCTTCACCAACCGCGCCATGTCGCTCGCGATGCCGATCATGATGCTCGTGATGAACGGCATCACGGTCCTCATCGTCTGGTTCGGTGCGCATGGCGTGAACGACGGCGTCATGCAGGTGGGCGACATGATGGCCTTCATCTCGTACACGATGCAGATCGTGATGAGCTTCATGATCCTGGCCATGGTCGCCGTCATGCTGCCGAGGGCCTCGGTCGCGGCCGACCGCGTGTGCGAGGTGCTCGACGAGCCGCTCTCGATCACCGACCCCGTGCAGCCCTCTACGCCAGGTGCCGATGCGCCGCGTGGCGAGGTGGTCTTCGATGACGTCTCCTTCCGTTATCCTGACGCCGATGCGGATGTCATCGAGCACGTCTCGCTGCGTACGGCCCCCGGGAGGACCACGGCGATCATCGGATCGACTGGCTCGGGAAAGTCCACGCTCGTGCAGCTCATCCCTCGTCTCTACGATGTCACGGCGGGTTCGGTCACCATGGACGGCATCGATGTGCGCAAGATGACGCTCGCCGACCTCCGCGGCCGCATCGGCTATGTGCCCCAGCAGGGCCTGCTCTTCGCAGGTACGGTGGGGTCCAACATCCGCTACGGACGTGACGACATCACCGAGAGGGACGCGCGGGCTGCCGCCGACACGGCTCAGGCCAGCGAGTTCGTCTCGCAGATGGACGGTGGGCTCGAGGCGGACATCTCACAGCGCGGCGCCAACGTCTCGGGTGGGCAGCGTCAGAGGCTCTGCATCGCCCGCGCGCTCGCGGTCCATCCTGAGGTGCTCGTCTTCGACGACTCGTTCTCTGCCCTCGACTATGCCACCGACGCCCATCTGCGCGAGGCCCTCGCCACCGA
- a CDS encoding RsmB/NOP family class I SAM-dependent RNA methyltransferase, which yields MSDAFRISAFEVLYLSTPSRVSVSQGVELVRHVAPRAAGMANAILRKLAANDRPEVDAARSRVRTREATEGDLAIAGGLPSWLVSRIVGSCGLERACDLASAELEPAPTYVTSNTALHTAAETADLLEQAGLGPKAMPLPGSFALAHPAGLATSGLVGGVDVVVSDLGAQLTALVAAPMPGTSLLEVGQGRASKTILLQNDACALGGPAELTSVDSVPYKVRVATERVAHGWSEHVHEVCYDVSLVGQVARPASSPVPSELDRTFDAVFLDAPCSGTGTMRRHPEIPWSLDEGLLMPSAEGSITGLQLRLLESAATRVRPGGSLTYATCSILREEDERVIEAFLLSEQGQGFTITSVSEAPAVKASEHSVRSLVESNLSPEGFLRTYPRLGGFDGHFCARLVREC from the coding sequence GTGTCGGACGCCTTCCGCATCTCGGCCTTCGAGGTCCTCTACCTCTCGACGCCGTCTCGCGTCTCGGTGAGCCAGGGGGTCGAGCTCGTACGCCATGTGGCGCCACGCGCCGCAGGCATGGCCAATGCCATCCTCCGCAAGCTTGCCGCGAACGATAGGCCCGAGGTCGATGCCGCTCGCTCACGGGTGCGGACTCGTGAGGCTACCGAGGGCGACCTCGCCATAGCGGGCGGGCTTCCAAGCTGGCTGGTCTCGCGCATCGTTGGGTCGTGCGGCCTCGAGAGAGCCTGTGACCTCGCATCGGCCGAGCTCGAGCCTGCGCCTACCTACGTGACCTCCAACACCGCGCTCCATACCGCCGCAGAGACGGCTGACCTTCTCGAGCAAGCCGGGCTTGGACCCAAGGCCATGCCGCTTCCCGGTTCATTCGCGCTCGCGCACCCTGCAGGCCTTGCGACCTCGGGCCTGGTCGGTGGGGTTGATGTGGTCGTGTCGGACCTCGGTGCCCAGCTTACGGCGCTCGTGGCCGCTCCTATGCCTGGGACCTCCCTGCTCGAGGTCGGGCAGGGTAGGGCAAGCAAGACCATCCTGCTCCAGAACGATGCCTGCGCGCTCGGGGGGCCGGCCGAGCTCACGAGCGTCGACTCGGTCCCGTACAAGGTCCGTGTCGCGACCGAGCGTGTGGCCCATGGCTGGTCCGAGCATGTCCACGAGGTCTGCTATGACGTGTCGCTCGTGGGGCAGGTCGCCCGTCCTGCATCATCGCCCGTCCCGTCCGAGCTCGACCGTACCTTCGATGCGGTCTTCCTTGACGCTCCCTGCTCGGGCACCGGGACCATGCGACGTCATCCCGAGATCCCCTGGTCGCTCGATGAGGGGCTCCTCATGCCCTCTGCCGAGGGCTCGATCACCGGCTTGCAACTGCGCCTGCTCGAGTCTGCCGCGACCAGGGTCAGGCCTGGCGGCTCCCTCACATACGCGACCTGCTCTATCCTCCGCGAGGAGGACGAGCGTGTGATCGAGGCCTTCCTGCTGAGCGAGCAGGGCCAGGGCTTCACCATCACGAGCGTGTCGGAAGCTCCGGCCGTCAAGGCGTCCGAGCACTCGGTCAGGAGCCTCGTCGAGTCGAACCTCTCCCCGGAGGGCTTCCTGAGGACGTATCCCCGTCTGGGCGGGTTCGACGGCCACTTCTGCGCACGCCTGGTGCGCGAGTGTTAG
- the priA gene encoding primosomal protein N' — protein MAYAGVVIDIPTRALTGTFDYEIPTSLAQTAVVGTTVLVTFSHRAAVGYVVSVSPEPSPGVDPRKLLPVERVLAPSCFDEVSAGLAEWMSLEYACPLPVVLRLFLAPGQSMRVRRSSDNDPWELVCEKATPVDDRWVSLTDEGRAFEPRRNASRQREVLAALGAGPVRMAELSAIISGATTVVGALQKRGYAHIDHKRRVRGAEGTTLSSATAPRPERLTDGQVKALATIDGATSAGKGDVVLVDGVTGSGKTEVYLDAIERCLEAGRGAIVLVPEISLTAQTVGRFRSRFGGAVAILHSRLSVGERFDQWDLVRSGEARVVVGARSALFAPMRDVGLIVVDEEHEASYKQDSAPRYHARDVAAELARRRGAALVLGSATPSLESLERCQVGDWRGSSWTRVEMPERPGGALLPRVTVVDLKREFALGNRSIFSKPLRDGLDRVSEAHEKAVLMLNRRGFSSFLMCRECGCVPECPHCSTALTYHERSHSLVCHTCGSAWPIRAYPDPTTRCPNCGSRYLAQMGIGTQRVEDELSMILPPEVEVIRMDADTTSGKGAHQRLLEKFDAAECAVLVGTQMIAKGLDFPEVTLVGVINADTTLKLPDFRAGERTYDLLEQVAGRAGRGERPGEVVIQTYWPDHPAIASVARDDRSLFISADLADREEAYYPPFSRLANVLAWGRDSHIVEGYLDSLADVVRARAEAERGWRVVGPAECVKARAKDRFRRHFLVKAPPDADLGPILGGCVDGCPVPRGVSLAIDVDPYDLL, from the coding sequence GTGGCGTATGCCGGGGTGGTCATAGACATACCGACGCGTGCCCTCACCGGCACGTTCGACTACGAGATTCCGACGTCGCTCGCGCAGACGGCGGTCGTCGGTACCACGGTGCTCGTGACCTTCTCGCATCGTGCGGCAGTGGGTTATGTGGTCAGCGTCTCTCCCGAGCCGTCCCCGGGAGTCGATCCCAGGAAGCTGCTCCCCGTGGAGCGGGTGCTCGCCCCCTCCTGCTTCGATGAGGTCTCCGCAGGTCTCGCGGAGTGGATGAGCCTTGAGTATGCCTGTCCGCTCCCCGTGGTGCTCAGGCTCTTCCTCGCGCCAGGGCAGTCCATGCGCGTGCGTCGCTCGAGCGATAACGACCCGTGGGAGCTCGTCTGCGAGAAGGCCACCCCGGTCGACGACCGTTGGGTGTCGCTCACCGATGAGGGTCGTGCCTTCGAGCCTCGGAGGAACGCGAGCCGCCAGCGGGAGGTGCTCGCCGCCCTCGGTGCCGGGCCGGTACGGATGGCCGAGCTCTCGGCCATCATCTCGGGTGCGACCACGGTCGTGGGCGCGCTCCAGAAGCGAGGCTATGCCCACATCGACCACAAGCGGCGCGTGCGTGGGGCCGAGGGGACCACCCTCTCGAGCGCGACCGCGCCTCGCCCGGAGCGTCTCACCGACGGGCAGGTCAAGGCCCTGGCAACGATCGATGGTGCCACGTCTGCAGGCAAGGGCGACGTGGTCCTGGTGGATGGCGTCACTGGGTCGGGGAAGACGGAGGTCTACCTCGATGCCATCGAGCGCTGCCTGGAGGCTGGTCGGGGTGCCATCGTGCTGGTGCCCGAGATATCCCTCACGGCCCAGACTGTGGGAAGGTTCCGAAGCCGGTTCGGGGGCGCCGTCGCCATCCTGCATTCGCGCCTCTCCGTGGGCGAGCGCTTCGACCAATGGGACCTCGTCCGTTCCGGCGAGGCCCGCGTGGTCGTGGGCGCTCGATCGGCCCTCTTCGCGCCCATGCGGGACGTGGGCCTCATCGTGGTCGACGAGGAGCACGAGGCCTCCTACAAGCAGGACTCGGCCCCGCGTTACCATGCGCGCGATGTCGCGGCAGAGCTCGCGCGTAGGCGGGGCGCGGCACTCGTGCTCGGTAGCGCCACCCCCTCGCTCGAGAGCCTCGAACGCTGCCAGGTCGGGGACTGGCGGGGCTCGTCATGGACGAGGGTCGAGATGCCCGAGCGTCCAGGAGGTGCGCTGCTGCCCCGTGTCACCGTGGTCGACCTCAAGCGCGAGTTCGCCCTCGGCAACCGCTCGATCTTCTCGAAACCCCTGCGGGACGGCCTCGACCGTGTGAGCGAGGCGCACGAGAAGGCCGTGCTCATGCTCAACCGTCGTGGCTTCTCGAGCTTCCTCATGTGCCGTGAGTGCGGATGCGTCCCGGAGTGTCCCCACTGCTCCACCGCCCTCACGTATCACGAGCGGTCCCATTCGCTCGTCTGCCACACCTGCGGGAGCGCCTGGCCCATACGGGCCTATCCGGACCCCACCACGCGTTGCCCCAACTGCGGGAGCCGCTACCTGGCCCAGATGGGCATCGGGACCCAACGCGTCGAGGACGAGCTCTCTATGATCCTGCCCCCCGAGGTCGAGGTCATCCGCATGGATGCCGACACCACCTCGGGGAAGGGCGCCCATCAGCGCCTGCTCGAGAAGTTCGACGCAGCCGAGTGCGCGGTGCTCGTGGGCACGCAGATGATCGCCAAGGGGCTCGACTTTCCCGAGGTGACGCTCGTCGGGGTGATCAACGCCGACACCACGCTCAAGCTCCCGGACTTCCGTGCCGGGGAGCGTACCTATGACCTGCTCGAGCAGGTGGCGGGACGTGCCGGTAGGGGGGAACGTCCCGGCGAGGTCGTGATCCAGACCTATTGGCCGGACCACCCCGCCATCGCCTCGGTGGCCCGGGACGACCGCTCCCTCTTCATCTCGGCTGACCTGGCTGATCGTGAGGAGGCCTACTACCCTCCCTTCTCTCGCCTTGCCAACGTGCTCGCCTGGGGACGTGACTCCCACATCGTCGAGGGCTACCTCGACTCACTTGCCGACGTGGTACGTGCTCGTGCCGAGGCGGAGCGTGGATGGCGCGTGGTGGGCCCTGCCGAATGCGTGAAGGCCCGGGCAAAGGATCGCTTCAGGCGGCACTTCCTCGTGAAGGCACCGCCTGATGCCGACCTCGGCCCGATCCTCGGGGGGTGCGTCGACGGGTGCCCCGTGCCCCGCGGGGTCTCGCTCGCGATCGACGTCGACCCCTATGACCTCCTCTAG